The Natranaerovirga pectinivora genome segment ACTATATCTATGGAACCATGTTATATGGTGGATTTGGTTGTGTTGCTGGTACAGCAAATGTTGCACCAAAATTAGTAGTAGACATTTATGAAAAATATATGGCAGGAGATATAGAAGGGTCAATGGAAGCGCAATTTAAATTAATTCCATTAAGAGATTCATACAATTATGGAAGTTTTCCTGTTGTAATGAAAGAGTGTTTGAATTTAATGGGATTAGAGGTTGGTCATCCAGTAAAACCTATTGATCACTGTACAGAGGAAAGACTTGAAGCCATTAAAAAAGTGCTTAAAGATTTAGATTTAGTATAAGACACAAAAACATAACAGAATTCTTAAAATCAAGGTAGGTGGTCATGTGAGTTCAGTTAGAAAAGATGCTTTTGTAATGATTAAAGAATCGATCAATGCAGTTTTACCAGAAGCAGCAGTAGTAAAAGCATTAAAAGAAAAAGATTTTATAGGAAATATAGTTGTAATAGCTATAGGGAAAGCTGCATGGAATATGGCCAATGCTACTAAAAATACATTAGGAGATAGAATCTCAAAGGGCATTGTTATTACAAAGTATGAACATGCTAAGGGACCTATTAAAAATTTTGAAATTATAGAAGCAGGGCATCCAGTACCAGATAAAAATGCTATAATAGGTGCCAATAAAGCCTTAGAATTAGTTGAAGGTCTAACAAAAGAGGATAATATAATATTTTTAATTTCTGGCGGCGGCTCCGCTATATTTGAAAAACCTATGAATGGTGTAGACCTTGAGGATATAATGGATATAACCAATCAACTTCTTAACTGTGGAGCAGATATAGTGGAAATAAACACCATAAGAAAAAGGCTATCTGCAGTAAAGGGAGGAAAATTTGCAGCCTTATGTGGCAAAGCAAATATATATTCCATCGTATTGTCAGATGTTATAGGAGATTATTTAGATGCCATTGCATCAGGGCCAGTATATCCAGATAGTTCAACTTCAGAAGAAGCAATGAAAATAATTAATAAGTACAATCTGCACATAGATGACCATTTAAAAGAAATTATAAATATTGAGACACCAAAACAAGTGGACAATTGTGAAACCATTATTACAGGCAGTGTAAGTGCATTATGTGAGGCTGCTGCAACAAGTGCCAAAAAATTAGGATACCAACCATTTATTTTAGGCTCTACTCTTGAATGTGAGGCAAAAGAAGCAGGTAAATTTATGGCAGCCATTGCTAGGGATATAAAACAAGGCAAAAATTCTTTCCAACCTCCTTGTGCCATTATTATTGGAGGAGAAACGGTGGTACGTATCATAGGTAATGGAAAAGGTGGTAGAAACCAAGAAATTGCATTATCTGCTTCCATAGGTATTGAGGGATTAGAAGATGTGGTATTATTTTCTCTAGGGTCAGATGGAACCGATGGACCAACAGATGCTGCTGGTGGCATAGTTGATGGTGAATCCGTTAAGAGAATGAGAGCTGAGGACAT includes the following:
- a CDS encoding glycerate kinase type-2 family protein; translation: MSSVRKDAFVMIKESINAVLPEAAVVKALKEKDFIGNIVVIAIGKAAWNMANATKNTLGDRISKGIVITKYEHAKGPIKNFEIIEAGHPVPDKNAIIGANKALELVEGLTKEDNIIFLISGGGSAIFEKPMNGVDLEDIMDITNQLLNCGADIVEINTIRKRLSAVKGGKFAALCGKANIYSIVLSDVIGDYLDAIASGPVYPDSSTSEEAMKIINKYNLHIDDHLKEIINIETPKQVDNCETIITGSVSALCEAAATSAKKLGYQPFILGSTLECEAKEAGKFMAAIARDIKQGKNSFQPPCAIIIGGETVVRIIGNGKGGRNQEIALSASIGIEGLEDVVLFSLGSDGTDGPTDAAGGIVDGESVKRMRAEDIMPEVYLDNNDSYNALKTSNDLIITGSTGTNVNDIIVLLCK